From a region of the Halanaerobium hydrogeniformans genome:
- a CDS encoding PTS sugar transporter subunit IIB encodes MKKKKVLVACGSGIATSTLIMDKLKNGLEERGVDIELEQCKISEAKNYIEDLNLDIIILNGPVNSEYDIPAFSGVSFLTGVGEEKLLDEIEDELRN; translated from the coding sequence ATGAAAAAGAAAAAAGTATTGGTCGCTTGCGGTTCAGGTATTGCCACTTCCACATTAATAATGGACAAATTAAAAAATGGTTTAGAAGAAAGGGGTGTTGATATTGAATTAGAACAGTGCAAAATATCTGAGGCAAAAAACTATATAGAAGATTTAAACTTAGATATTATTATCTTAAATGGGCCGGTAAACAGTGAATACGACATACCAGCTTTTAGTGGGGTTAGTTTTTTAACCGGGGTCGGAGAAGAAAAACTTCTAGATGAAATTGAAGATGAACTAAGAAACTAG
- a CDS encoding sugar-binding transcriptional regulator, translating to MYYKKELNQTKIAEKLGISRPKVSRLLAKARDKGIVKIEIVSPVTDTSYLESELAQKFNLKEVIIVDMTDEEPEAERKRTAADAALSFVERITTGSEYIGVSAGTTIHALAKRAQATAKENYKIIPIIGALKDTGKSFNANEISNLLSENMGGTSFLLNAPAFVKDSKTAAFFRNEDRIRKIFKLYDKLDLVLLGIGKADQKHPLIAGHLRGKELAKFKKLNTCGSISSIFFDQAGEILELPFRDRIIAISAEKLKKVEFKIGVALGGYKKQAILGALRSGLINVLVTDRSMAAWLKKQKQGV from the coding sequence TTGTATTACAAAAAAGAATTAAACCAGACCAAAATTGCTGAGAAATTAGGTATTTCAAGACCGAAAGTAAGCAGACTTTTAGCAAAAGCTCGTGATAAAGGGATAGTAAAAATTGAAATAGTAAGTCCTGTTACTGATACCTCCTATTTAGAAAGTGAACTGGCTCAGAAATTCAACCTAAAAGAAGTTATAATTGTTGATATGACAGATGAAGAGCCAGAAGCAGAACGAAAAAGAACTGCCGCAGATGCAGCCCTATCTTTTGTTGAAAGAATAACAACCGGCAGTGAATACATAGGAGTTTCTGCCGGTACAACCATCCATGCTTTAGCCAAAAGAGCCCAAGCGACTGCAAAAGAAAATTATAAGATAATACCAATCATTGGAGCTTTAAAAGATACCGGAAAGAGTTTTAATGCCAATGAAATTTCCAATCTTTTATCAGAGAATATGGGAGGAACAAGTTTTCTTTTAAATGCACCTGCCTTTGTTAAAGACAGTAAAACTGCCGCTTTTTTTAGAAATGAAGATAGGATTAGAAAGATATTTAAGCTCTATGATAAATTGGATTTGGTTTTGCTGGGAATTGGTAAGGCAGATCAAAAACATCCACTTATAGCAGGGCATTTAAGGGGAAAAGAGCTTGCGAAATTTAAAAAGTTAAACACCTGTGGCAGTATTAGCTCTATTTTTTTTGATCAGGCAGGAGAGATTTTAGAGCTCCCCTTTAGAGATAGAATTATAGCAATCTCTGCTGAAAAATTGAAAAAAGTAGAATTTAAAATTGGAGTAGCTCTGGGAGGATATAAAAAACAGGCAATTTTAGGAGCTTTAAGAAGTGGCTTAATTAATGTCTTAGTTACAGACAGGTCGATGGCAGCCTGGTTAAAAAAACAAAAACAAGGAGTGTAA
- a CDS encoding ABC transporter permease, with product MTEIFKKYGTIIGLMIIIITFAILRPNTFLSLRNWSNILEQISLLAVISVGATVVMVIGEFDLSIASVASFAGIITAGLLVQGFSMYLVIPAVLLLSFAFGLINGFFVAKLNILSFITTLSSGTFLGGITYWYSGGTIIFSGIPDEFLIWGQGSFLNIALVIWIMLIVAVVFWYIFNQTMLGRHLYAIGGNEKAARYSGIKVEKNKLIAFGLTAVLAALTGILLASRLGSAHPTAGGGYLLRAYATVFLGMTLFKQGEANVLGTLVGVLIMGVLANGLTLLNVPNYFQDMLTGSIIIAALVFQGMTVKNN from the coding sequence ATGACAGAAATTTTTAAAAAATATGGAACAATAATTGGACTAATGATTATAATAATTACCTTTGCAATATTAAGGCCAAATACATTTTTAAGCCTTAGAAACTGGTCTAATATCTTAGAACAGATCTCCCTTTTAGCAGTAATTTCTGTTGGGGCAACAGTGGTAATGGTTATTGGAGAATTTGATCTTTCTATAGCCAGTGTGGCAAGTTTTGCCGGAATAATTACAGCCGGACTTTTGGTACAGGGATTTTCCATGTATTTAGTAATCCCAGCAGTTTTACTTTTAAGCTTTGCTTTTGGTTTAATCAATGGATTTTTTGTAGCAAAGTTAAACATCCTTTCTTTTATTACCACTCTTTCTAGTGGTACCTTTTTAGGTGGAATAACTTACTGGTATTCGGGAGGAACTATAATCTTTTCCGGAATTCCAGATGAATTTTTAATCTGGGGTCAGGGAAGTTTTTTAAATATAGCTCTGGTAATCTGGATTATGCTGATAGTTGCTGTAGTTTTCTGGTATATCTTTAATCAAACAATGCTGGGCAGGCATCTCTATGCTATTGGGGGTAATGAAAAAGCAGCCCGCTATTCTGGAATCAAGGTAGAAAAAAATAAATTAATCGCCTTTGGTTTAACAGCTGTTTTAGCAGCCTTAACTGGAATACTTTTGGCATCACGTCTCGGCTCTGCCCATCCAACAGCTGGAGGAGGTTATCTTTTAAGAGCATATGCAACAGTGTTTTTAGGAATGACCCTCTTTAAACAGGGAGAAGCTAATGTTTTAGGAACCCTGGTTGGTGTTTTAATCATGGGAGTATTGGCAAATGGTTTAACCCTCCTAAATGTTCCTAATTATTTTCAGGATATGCTTACAGGCTCAATAATAATTGCAGCTTTAGTTTTTCAGGGAATGACAGTTAAAAACAATTAA
- the trpA gene encoding tryptophan synthase subunit alpha, producing MDNKELSQYLKEKKAADKAILVAYLPALYPDYERSKRWINLLFANGVDAVELGYPARDSSMDGQIITEANQKLYQVGFNAEKYLKLAADINSKTEINRLILMGYWKELKKEFFSEYKKQCLETGIESLILPDLKDNEDKKYLQAEGFKIISFLDKKEKIKSYQPDGEPFVYCPSYLGKTGQSSEFDYEHLKNLKKALANSAFALMPQLVGFGISSAEDAAQVMELGYDGIIVGSALLNKFEESEAEAIEFLRELKKGLNKEWSYVR from the coding sequence GTGGACAATAAAGAATTAAGCCAATATCTAAAAGAAAAAAAAGCAGCAGATAAAGCAATTTTAGTAGCATATTTACCTGCACTTTATCCGGACTATGAAAGATCAAAAAGATGGATAAATTTACTTTTTGCAAATGGAGTAGATGCTGTAGAACTTGGTTATCCAGCCCGGGATTCCAGTATGGATGGCCAGATTATTACAGAAGCCAACCAAAAGCTCTATCAGGTAGGTTTTAATGCAGAAAAATATTTAAAATTGGCTGCAGATATAAATAGCAAAACAGAGATCAATAGATTGATCTTGATGGGTTACTGGAAAGAGTTAAAAAAAGAATTTTTCAGTGAATATAAAAAGCAGTGTCTTGAAACAGGTATTGAATCATTGATTTTACCTGACCTAAAGGATAATGAGGATAAAAAATATCTCCAGGCTGAGGGTTTTAAAATAATATCTTTTCTGGACAAAAAAGAAAAAATAAAAAGCTACCAGCCTGATGGAGAACCTTTTGTTTACTGTCCCAGTTATCTGGGGAAAACAGGTCAGAGCAGTGAATTTGATTATGAACATTTAAAAAATTTAAAAAAAGCTCTTGCCAATTCAGCTTTTGCTTTAATGCCACAGTTGGTTGGTTTTGGCATCAGTTCTGCCGAAGATGCAGCTCAGGTCATGGAATTAGGTTATGATGGGATAATAGTCGGCAGTGCTCTGCTGAATAAATTTGAAGAGAGCGAAGCCGAAGCTATCGAATTTTTAAGAGAACTTAAGAAGGGTCTTAATAAGGAGTGGTCATATGTCAGATGA
- a CDS encoding sugar ABC transporter substrate-binding protein: protein MKKTLILFLVVAVVLTFSISVLAESKEIAVLTPYLESVTTNTMIRAFEEKAEAEGWNVRVIDTKGDFNELANRYDDVISQGVDAIVMGMGDPNQLRQQIRKANEEGIPVFGGDAGYIEGMEVNVTSNNYVLGAQNTSYLLNRIGSGKIVKLYHSAHPGVYQREVVFDAIVDSRDDIEVVAEHYVQVPGPIENAQQAMQSILLSNPDIDGVWAAWDEPAIGAELAIRQSGRDDIVVVGIDGNSQAIEMIARGSSIKATVKQDFAAMGEILVEQIKTVFAGEELTDHILYAPANLITEDNAAEFMD, encoded by the coding sequence ATGAAAAAAACATTAATCTTATTTTTAGTGGTAGCCGTTGTTTTAACTTTTTCCATTTCGGTCTTGGCTGAAAGCAAAGAGATAGCAGTTTTAACACCCTATCTAGAATCAGTTACAACCAATACCATGATCAGAGCTTTTGAAGAAAAGGCAGAAGCAGAAGGCTGGAATGTTAGGGTCATTGATACCAAAGGTGACTTTAATGAACTGGCAAATCGCTATGATGATGTTATATCTCAGGGAGTAGACGCTATTGTAATGGGAATGGGAGATCCCAATCAGCTGAGACAGCAGATAAGAAAAGCCAATGAAGAAGGTATTCCTGTTTTTGGTGGAGATGCAGGCTATATAGAGGGAATGGAAGTTAATGTAACTTCTAATAACTACGTTTTAGGAGCTCAAAATACAAGTTATTTATTAAATAGGATCGGTTCCGGAAAAATAGTTAAATTATATCATTCTGCTCATCCAGGTGTTTATCAGCGTGAAGTAGTATTTGACGCTATAGTTGATTCGCGTGATGATATTGAAGTAGTAGCAGAACACTATGTACAGGTTCCTGGACCAATCGAAAATGCTCAGCAGGCTATGCAGTCAATTCTTCTCTCCAATCCAGATATTGATGGAGTCTGGGCAGCCTGGGATGAACCTGCAATTGGAGCAGAACTTGCGATAAGGCAGTCCGGAAGAGATGATATTGTTGTTGTAGGTATAGATGGCAACTCTCAGGCAATTGAAATGATAGCCCGCGGTTCTTCTATTAAAGCAACAGTTAAACAGGATTTTGCAGCGATGGGAGAAATTTTAGTAGAACAGATTAAAACCGTTTTTGCCGGGGAAGAACTAACAGATCATATTCTTTATGCACCTGCTAATTTAATAACTGAAGATAATGCAGCCGAATTTATGGATTAA
- a CDS encoding xylulokinase, which yields MSDEKYLLSFDIGSTAVKLIIFDKKLKVVYKAQKAVPGYQEDGFQYQKAEDWWEIIIELSHKMLQESSIDADEIAAVSSTGQMEDCLLLDQAGKPLTEVLLYSDGRAKKQYQFLVDKYSQKTLNKMTANQFDVLMSINKYLWLRENRKETFKKHRNLILGAKDYLNFKLTGKNVSDYTNASTTGFLAMEKMEYNQKLIKELNFEREYLPELKTAEEIIGTINAEAAAELWLQAGTKVINGSGDVGASTLGAGALKVGDIYCYLGTTGWLAMPSEDISENKNLFTLSNTRAENYIIAGAVLNAGQAYDWFLSKIMNHQEIDEEVYKNAENKLSNLDSTKNQSIFIPYINGERSPLKVSEKSGVFARLGANSDSWQLLEAVLEGVSFSLKHNLIEMTGSSSLFDKKLQLNLIGGGSKSKIWPQMLADILESRVNVLDLEVGAPSLGAAMIALKALGEIDGYGELRENFKITKSFEPQSRLKDHYQQKYENYIQLVNKIF from the coding sequence ATGTCAGATGAAAAATATCTGTTGAGTTTTGATATCGGATCAACTGCAGTCAAATTGATCATATTTGATAAAAAGCTAAAAGTAGTTTATAAAGCTCAAAAGGCGGTTCCAGGCTACCAGGAAGATGGTTTTCAGTATCAGAAGGCTGAAGACTGGTGGGAAATCATCATAGAATTAAGCCACAAAATGCTGCAAGAAAGTTCAATTGATGCGGATGAGATTGCTGCAGTAAGTTCTACAGGCCAGATGGAAGACTGCCTACTTTTAGATCAAGCAGGTAAACCATTGACAGAAGTGCTGCTTTATTCTGATGGCAGGGCAAAAAAGCAGTATCAATTTTTAGTTGATAAATATTCACAAAAAACTTTAAATAAAATGACAGCCAACCAGTTTGATGTTTTAATGTCAATTAATAAATATCTCTGGCTGAGAGAGAACAGAAAAGAAACATTTAAAAAACACCGTAATCTTATTCTAGGTGCAAAAGATTATTTAAACTTTAAATTAACAGGAAAAAATGTATCTGATTATACTAATGCATCTACAACAGGATTTTTAGCTATGGAGAAAATGGAATATAATCAGAAATTGATTAAGGAGCTTAATTTTGAGCGGGAGTATTTACCAGAACTTAAGACAGCTGAGGAGATTATTGGCACTATTAATGCTGAAGCAGCAGCAGAACTTTGGCTGCAAGCAGGAACGAAGGTTATTAATGGTTCAGGTGATGTTGGAGCCTCAACCCTGGGAGCAGGAGCCCTAAAGGTAGGAGATATTTACTGTTACTTGGGTACTACCGGTTGGTTAGCAATGCCCTCTGAAGATATTTCTGAAAATAAAAATTTATTTACTTTAAGTAATACAAGAGCAGAAAATTATATTATTGCTGGAGCTGTTTTAAATGCAGGTCAGGCTTATGATTGGTTTTTGAGTAAGATAATGAACCATCAAGAAATAGATGAAGAGGTTTATAAAAATGCAGAAAATAAATTATCCAACTTAGACAGCACAAAAAATCAATCGATATTTATTCCCTATATAAATGGAGAAAGAAGTCCGCTTAAAGTCAGCGAAAAAAGTGGTGTTTTTGCCAGGCTAGGTGCTAATTCAGATAGCTGGCAGCTTTTAGAAGCTGTACTGGAAGGTGTGAGCTTTTCTCTAAAACATAACTTGATTGAAATGACCGGCAGCTCCAGCTTATTTGATAAAAAGCTACAGCTTAACTTAATTGGTGGTGGCAGTAAATCTAAAATCTGGCCGCAGATGCTGGCAGATATTTTAGAAAGCAGAGTTAATGTACTTGACTTAGAAGTTGGTGCACCATCTCTGGGAGCAGCGATGATAGCCCTTAAGGCTCTTGGTGAAATTGATGGCTATGGAGAGCTGAGAGAGAACTTTAAAATAACTAAAAGCTTTGAACCACAGAGTAGATTGAAAGATCATTATCAGCAGAAATATGAAAATTATATTCAGTTGGTAAATAAGATTTTTTAG
- a CDS encoding L-fuculose-phosphate aldolase, translated as MKLELEKMKIIEFGKKLVDTGLTKGTGGNLSIYNPEKGLMAISPSGIPYYDIRLEDIVVMDLDGNIVEGSRKPSSEYEMHKIFYEKRDDIFAVVHCHSIYSTTISILREDLPASHYMIALAGKNVRCAEYATYGSSELAVNAFEAMQDRYAVILANHGLLTGADCIENAFNTAEELEYVAETYYRAKSIGDPIILDDQEMEKMEEKFKSYGQAR; from the coding sequence ATGAAATTAGAATTGGAAAAAATGAAAATAATAGAATTTGGCAAAAAATTAGTTGATACAGGTTTAACCAAAGGAACTGGTGGAAATTTAAGTATTTATAATCCTGAAAAAGGGTTAATGGCGATCAGTCCATCTGGAATTCCTTACTATGATATAAGATTAGAAGATATTGTCGTAATGGATTTAGATGGCAATATAGTTGAGGGAAGCAGAAAACCCTCTAGCGAATACGAAATGCACAAAATATTTTATGAAAAAAGAGATGATATTTTTGCTGTAGTTCACTGTCATTCTATTTATTCAACCACTATCTCGATCTTAAGAGAAGATTTACCTGCATCTCATTATATGATCGCTTTAGCAGGGAAGAATGTTCGCTGTGCTGAATATGCAACATATGGTTCTTCAGAGCTTGCAGTAAATGCCTTTGAAGCTATGCAAGATAGATATGCAGTAATCCTGGCAAATCACGGATTGCTTACTGGAGCAGATTGTATAGAAAATGCATTTAATACTGCAGAAGAATTAGAATATGTAGCTGAAACATATTATAGAGCCAAATCTATTGGTGATCCTATAATTTTAGATGATCAGGAAATGGAAAAGATGGAAGAGAAGTTTAAAAGTTATGGACAGGCTAGGTAA
- a CDS encoding PTS galactitol transporter subunit IIC, with product MQQVMDIINFILDMGPSIMMPIILFVMAMVFRIKISKAIRSSLTVGMGFIGINLVLGLMVETLSPATEAMVENFGLQLNVMDVGWPAASAIAFGTTSLVPWIFGLGILLNIVMIMLKWTKTLNIDLWNYWHFIFAAAFVYAATNNFVLAITIGLLTEAIVLILADISAPIVQDFFGMPGVSLPHTETISWAPVGWAINKIIEKIPVVREWDLDQDKIQEKFGIMGESLMIGTVIGLIIGSLAYGPGIATDMSGSLSQIINTAITLGAVMLIFPKMVKLLMTGLLPLSEGVKKFLNKRFPDRDLYIGLDAATVIGHPANVATGLILIPVSILLAVLLSMLGLNRMLPFADLAIMPILILWATGWSKGNIFRGVVIGSVFIVGFLVIGTFLAPMTTTLAYEAGFAIPEGATQISSLNGGAHLAPWLLMLPFIGNIFAELGSGFAIFSIIFAIFTAGCYGIFFYKAAKGELITDSDAGIESEQSFRKKESVN from the coding sequence ATGCAACAAGTAATGGATATTATTAATTTTATTTTGGATATGGGACCCAGTATAATGATGCCGATTATATTGTTTGTTATGGCAATGGTTTTCAGAATTAAAATTAGCAAAGCAATTAGGTCATCATTAACAGTAGGCATGGGCTTTATTGGTATTAATTTAGTTTTAGGTTTAATGGTTGAAACTCTTAGTCCAGCAACTGAAGCAATGGTAGAAAACTTTGGTTTACAGTTAAATGTTATGGATGTAGGATGGCCTGCAGCTTCGGCTATTGCATTTGGGACTACATCGCTTGTTCCCTGGATATTTGGTTTGGGAATACTGCTAAATATAGTAATGATCATGCTAAAATGGACAAAAACTTTAAATATAGATTTGTGGAATTATTGGCATTTTATATTTGCAGCAGCTTTTGTTTATGCCGCTACCAACAACTTTGTTTTAGCAATTACAATTGGTTTATTGACAGAAGCAATTGTTTTGATTTTAGCTGATATAAGTGCACCCATTGTTCAAGATTTTTTTGGTATGCCTGGAGTATCTTTGCCCCATACAGAAACAATCTCCTGGGCACCAGTAGGATGGGCAATCAATAAAATTATAGAAAAAATTCCAGTTGTTAGAGAATGGGATTTAGACCAGGATAAAATTCAAGAAAAATTTGGTATAATGGGAGAATCTTTAATGATTGGTACAGTCATAGGTTTAATTATTGGTTCATTAGCTTATGGCCCGGGTATTGCAACAGATATGTCAGGCAGTCTTTCTCAAATAATTAATACAGCAATAACATTGGGTGCTGTAATGCTTATATTCCCAAAAATGGTTAAATTACTTATGACAGGGTTATTACCCTTATCAGAGGGTGTTAAAAAGTTCTTAAATAAACGTTTTCCTGATAGAGATTTATATATAGGTCTTGATGCTGCTACAGTTATTGGGCATCCTGCAAATGTTGCAACTGGTTTAATCTTGATCCCTGTGTCTATACTTCTAGCTGTTCTTTTAAGCATGTTGGGCTTAAATCGGATGTTACCATTTGCTGACTTGGCGATTATGCCTATTTTAATTCTATGGGCGACAGGCTGGTCAAAAGGTAATATTTTTAGAGGTGTTGTAATTGGAAGTGTATTTATCGTTGGATTTTTAGTAATTGGAACATTTTTAGCCCCTATGACAACAACCCTTGCATATGAAGCAGGTTTTGCTATACCAGAAGGAGCAACACAAATTTCTAGTTTAAATGGTGGTGCTCATCTTGCCCCCTGGCTATTAATGCTTCCTTTCATAGGTAATATATTTGCAGAACTTGGAAGTGGATTTGCAATATTTTCAATTATATTTGCAATATTCACTGCCGGGTGTTATGGAATATTTTTTTACAAAGCTGCTAAAGGAGAACTGATAACAGATTCTGATGCAGGTATTGAGTCAGAACAATCATTTAGAAAAAAGGAAAGTGTTAACTAA
- a CDS encoding sugar ABC transporter ATP-binding protein: MAENLLELENITKTFPGVKALDKVDFSLNKGEIRALVGENGAGKSTLIKILAGIYEKDSGKIFYQKQEVEIDDPARAKELGLAFIHQDLNLIPYFNAVENIWLGYDYPRQGVKFNKKKMRKRVLELAESLNFEFDILKPVSELSTANKWLVAILKAFIMDAKLLVLDEPTAALTDKEIKELFINLKRIKKMGIAIIYISHRLEEIFEIADSITVLKNGKKVADRKIDEVSKEALIKLMTGKEKLSRFPARENRQKSTEKVLELEGLSGESFSEISFTLNKNEILGFFGLVGAGRTELMEAIFALREIKNGSLKINEEEIKVKNPGQMIKKGVVLIPEDRREEGLVLNMGVDENISLPNLEMMLQSKLLKNIDKKAEKKESKRLIEELSIKTPSLGQQVKFLSGGNQQKVVIAKWLYRDTSVFIFDEPTVGIDVGARTEVYSLINQLVDEAGVIVVSSDILEVMGICDRIAVMSNGSLTGILNKEEFSQDKILQLAYEEVR; the protein is encoded by the coding sequence ATGGCAGAGAATTTATTAGAACTAGAGAATATAACAAAAACTTTTCCCGGTGTTAAAGCATTAGATAAAGTCGATTTTTCACTTAATAAAGGAGAAATTAGAGCCCTGGTCGGAGAAAATGGTGCCGGTAAATCAACTTTGATTAAAATTCTGGCAGGAATATATGAAAAAGACAGTGGTAAGATATTTTATCAAAAGCAAGAGGTTGAAATAGATGATCCAGCCCGGGCTAAGGAACTTGGTCTGGCCTTTATCCATCAGGATTTAAATCTGATCCCCTATTTTAATGCGGTAGAAAATATCTGGTTGGGTTATGATTATCCCAGACAGGGGGTTAAATTTAATAAAAAAAAGATGAGAAAAAGAGTTTTAGAACTGGCAGAAAGTTTAAATTTCGAATTTGACATTCTAAAACCTGTTTCAGAACTATCAACTGCCAATAAATGGCTGGTGGCAATTTTAAAAGCATTTATCATGGATGCAAAATTACTGGTTTTAGATGAGCCAACAGCAGCTTTAACAGATAAAGAAATCAAGGAATTATTTATAAATTTAAAGAGGATTAAAAAAATGGGAATAGCAATAATCTATATTTCTCACCGTTTAGAAGAAATTTTTGAGATAGCAGATTCGATAACTGTTTTAAAAAATGGCAAAAAAGTAGCTGACCGTAAGATAGATGAGGTTAGTAAAGAAGCTTTAATCAAACTGATGACAGGAAAAGAAAAATTGAGCCGTTTTCCAGCCCGTGAAAACAGGCAAAAAAGCACAGAAAAGGTTTTAGAATTAGAAGGCTTAAGTGGAGAAAGCTTTTCTGAAATCTCTTTTACTTTAAACAAAAATGAGATATTGGGCTTTTTCGGCCTGGTGGGTGCAGGCAGAACAGAACTGATGGAAGCAATATTTGCTTTAAGAGAAATTAAAAATGGCAGTCTTAAAATAAATGAAGAGGAGATCAAAGTAAAAAATCCCGGGCAGATGATAAAAAAGGGTGTTGTTTTAATTCCTGAAGATAGAAGAGAAGAGGGTCTTGTTTTAAATATGGGTGTAGATGAAAATATCTCCCTCCCCAATTTAGAAATGATGCTGCAATCAAAGCTTTTAAAAAATATAGATAAAAAAGCAGAAAAAAAAGAAAGTAAAAGGCTAATAGAGGAGCTGAGTATTAAAACACCTAGTTTAGGTCAGCAGGTAAAATTTTTAAGTGGTGGTAATCAGCAGAAGGTAGTAATAGCAAAATGGTTATATAGAGACACCTCCGTCTTTATTTTTGATGAACCAACAGTAGGCATAGATGTAGGAGCTAGAACTGAAGTCTATTCGCTAATCAATCAGCTTGTTGATGAGGCCGGTGTTATTGTGGTTTCTTCTGATATACTGGAGGTTATGGGTATTTGTGACCGGATTGCAGTAATGAGTAATGGTAGCTTAACAGGTATCTTAAATAAAGAAGAGTTCAGTCAGGATAAAATACTGCAGTTAGCCTATGAGGAGGTTAGATGA
- a CDS encoding mannose-1-phosphate guanylyltransferase, which translates to MINALIMAGGEGTRFWPLSRKNKPKQFLKLSDEQCNMLQKTVHRIKSFVGLENIYISTNQLYAPAIKEQLSHLPAENIIIEPLKKGTAPSIALSTAVISKKNPGSTIIVLPSDHLIQDSEAFIEIIKKAVMTASIGKNLVTIGIEPTHPETGYGYIQYGKEIHNIDGKSVFKVEKFREKPDLAKAREYLEAGNYLWNSGIFVWNIKTILASFKKYLPEIYQSMLKIKKALGSENETEIIRTEFEKMPEITVEYGIMEKIENIYVIPGSFGWDDLGSWPALARIKKSDQEGNIVVGKHYGIDTTNSIIYSQDKVITTIGLDNLVIVDTDDAILICDKDRAQDVKKIRDILAAAGLEAYI; encoded by the coding sequence GTGATAAATGCGCTCATAATGGCCGGAGGAGAAGGGACTAGATTTTGGCCTTTAAGTAGAAAAAACAAACCAAAACAATTTTTAAAACTAAGTGATGAACAGTGTAATATGCTGCAGAAAACAGTTCATCGGATCAAGAGCTTTGTTGGTTTGGAAAATATATATATATCAACAAATCAACTTTATGCTCCTGCCATTAAAGAACAGTTATCTCATCTGCCAGCAGAGAATATAATAATCGAGCCATTAAAAAAAGGGACTGCTCCTTCTATAGCATTATCTACTGCTGTAATTTCTAAAAAGAATCCGGGGTCTACTATCATAGTTTTACCCTCTGATCATTTAATACAGGATTCTGAAGCTTTTATTGAGATTATAAAAAAAGCAGTTATGACTGCTTCGATAGGTAAAAATTTAGTCACAATCGGGATTGAACCAACCCATCCAGAAACCGGTTATGGCTATATTCAATATGGTAAAGAGATTCATAATATAGATGGTAAATCTGTTTTCAAAGTTGAAAAATTTAGAGAAAAACCAGATCTGGCTAAAGCTAGAGAATATTTAGAGGCAGGAAATTATCTCTGGAATAGCGGTATTTTTGTCTGGAATATAAAAACTATTCTGGCAAGTTTTAAAAAATATTTACCTGAAATTTATCAATCAATGCTCAAGATCAAAAAAGCTCTTGGCAGTGAAAATGAAACAGAAATTATTAGAACTGAATTTGAAAAAATGCCTGAGATAACTGTTGAATACGGAATAATGGAAAAAATAGAAAATATTTATGTAATTCCAGGTTCATTTGGCTGGGATGATTTAGGTAGCTGGCCTGCCCTGGCAAGAATAAAAAAATCAGATCAAGAAGGTAATATCGTAGTTGGTAAACATTATGGTATAGATACTACAAATTCTATCATTTACAGTCAGGATAAGGTAATTACCACTATCGGCCTTGATAATCTGGTTATCGTCGATACTGATGATGCAATTTTAATCTGTGATAAAGATAGAGCTCAGGATGTAAAAAAAATCAGAGATATTCTGGCAGCAGCAGGTTTAGAAGCTTATATTTAA